A genomic window from Salmo salar chromosome ssa23, Ssal_v3.1, whole genome shotgun sequence includes:
- the cracd gene encoding capping protein inhibiting regulator of actin dynamics isoform X1 yields MILPFGFWDLRMWTVYVRNNPASGLGSDCSIERRRQGKFQPFRRLFGRRKKREAAERGFDAVELKASFSTGEVCNGVVSDDEATNQHLRELNPIGSRALSHDSVFIPEEAVQEPSPEHTMSQENVSDKVRNLQRQIAQNIKFGQRPPSLRKSEGDEGSSDEEEVPRSPLKVLAQVEAEPVDTETKGASQSQGPSQSHGAAQTGTPSTPVKSPRSKRVLPATGTIESIDLDGVPQSVPRLDNTAAKHKLSVKPKNQRISRKHRRFTQDLQEVDIPGILQEETDAADVQYRTAEEETPPEKTKKQKLQEDERQESRRKREQAEQRHREEEEDRKKKAEEWRLRELEEESCRQQEEELIRKEEEERRQGEEMERRMKEEEERRIREEEERRQRELEVMRIREEEERIQREEERRMREELELMQREEEQRTLEEEKRRKEEEERMRKEEEERKQRELEAERLCVEEEKRLKEAEEEEERKKKQVEEKRKLLAEEEEEKRLCAEVAASSSDPERKRRAEEVRWREMEERQRPFTFKVSSGEKQILFQKVNLTPVTPASSQQGGAVAEHKEGAKASSPGGADSPTLPSSQYVPHTAILVTGAQLCGTAVNLDHIKETACKSLLGLADEKKAAMGTPPPTKSKTSPDRKSGKTKSLSESTDQSSAAVLAEWASIRSKIFKGAGEGKYEEYPDHQSQSRPSSEDQSPFLHSNLRKTMSASAKFSITPARKKFADSNRNSEVLSQEEKEGGRPASAVSDTSSGASVPPAASPAPDSKTQSRGGKTVRIADGTGECMFAKDLPSFIVPSSSQASPRPKGSETDTGSLGGESEDSDGREEGEEKGQPSPFGIKLRRTNYSLRFHSDQSTDKRKKRYSAGDSFDGVPSPLTPIDRDSDASVFSNSSSPASPLRESIAGVKPGHVIVSLPEPRAKAGKSPTPSMHSEGEKLPSKPSLYQRPSTSPKPATPPPSPLPKVGRESSSDTVVQRSWVEADSAGHEERGERRREETSAVAQLHRNGQGQSQGQGEEEPKEKRSFFPSISIPWREKADRKTELIRREGKPSLQSRHSLDSTRVQDKESGPLWITLALQKQKGFREQQQSRDERRSHREAKLSEKQTKDKDSDVLLSPMEGKGSRNTNPPKPQTPEEAKRPDTLLGRLERRDLLKKANTLPSSVTVEIADPTPSPPAVKELTKRFPSTDSPQVSTEPAWLALAKRKAKAWSDCPQIIK; encoded by the exons ATGATTTTGCCGTTTGGCTTTTGGGACCTTCGAATGTGGACTGTATACGTCCGAAACAACCCCGCTTCAGGCTTGGGCAGTGACTGTTCAATTG AGAGGCGACGGCAGGGCAAATTCCAGCCGTTCCGACGACTGTttgggaggaggaagaagagggaggcAGCGGAGAGGGGCTTTGATGCAGTAGAGCTGAAGGCTAGCTTCTCCACAGGGGAAGTGTGCAACGGAGTCGTCTCCGATGATGAGGCGACCAATCAACATCTGAG GGAGCTGAATCCCATTGGGTCCCGAGCCCTCTCCCACGACAGTGTGTTTATCCCAGAGGAAGCAGTACAGGAGCCCAGTCCAGAACATACCATGTCCCAGGAAAACGTCTCCGATAAAGTCAGGAACCTGCAG AGGCAGATAGCACAGAATATCAAGTTTGGCCAGAGGCCCCCCTCTCTGAGGAAGAGTGAGGGAGACGAGGGCAGCTCAGATGAAGAGGAGGTGCCCAGGAGCCCCCTGAAGGTCTTAGCCCAGGTGGAAGCTGAGCCAGTGGACACAGAGACAAAG GGGGCCAGCCAGAGCCaagggcccagccagagccatggAGCTGCCCAGACCGGGACTCCCAGTACTCCAGTGAAATCTCCTAGGTCCAAACGAGTTCTTCCAGCCACCGGTACCATCGAGTCCATCGACCTGGACGGAGTCCCACAGTCTGTCCCTAGACTGGACAACACCGCTGCCAAGCATAAACTGTCTGTCAAACCCAAAAACCAGAGGATCTCCCGCAAGCACCGCCGTTTCACACAG GATTTGCAAGAGGTGGATATCCCTGGCATACTGCAGGAGGAAACAGATGCAGCCGACGTCCAATACAGAACCGCTGAGGAAGAGACACCCCCAGAGAAAACCAAGAAGCAGAAACTGCAGGAGGACGAGAGACAGGAGTCCAGGAGGAAGCGAGAGCAGGCAGAACAAAGgcacagagaggaagaagaggataggaagaagaaagcagaggagtggaggctgCGTGAGTTAGAGGAGGAGAGTTGTCGCCAACAAGAGGAGGAACTTATAcgtaaagaggaggaggaaaggaggcagggagaggagatggagaggaggatgaaagaagaagaggaaaggaggatTAGGGAGGAAgaagaaaggagacagagagaactggaGGTGATGAGAattagagaggaagaagagaggatacagagagaagaagagagaaggatgAGGGAGGAATTGGAGCTTATGCAgcgagaggaggagcagaggacactggaggaagagaaaaggaggaaagaggaagaggaaagaatgaggaaagaggaagaggagaggaagcagCGCGAACTGGAGGCAGAGCGTCTCTGTGTAGAGGAGGAAAAGAGACTGAAAGAggcagaagaagaggaggaaaggaagaAAAAGCAGGTGGAAGAAAAGAGAAAACTGcttgcagaggaggaggaggagaagagactgtGTGCAGAAGTGGCTGCGAGCAGCTCTGACCCTGAAAGGAAGAGGAGGGCGGAGGAGGTgcgctggagagagatggaggagagacagaggccgTTCACCTTCAAAGTTTCCTCTGGGGAGAAGCAAATCCTGTTCCAGAAGGTCAACCTGACGCCTGTTACGCCAGCCTCCAGCCAGCAGGGGGGCGCTGTGGCTGAACACAAAGAGGGAGCCAAGGCCTCATCCCCTGGAGGAGCTGACTCCCCAACCCTCCCGTCCTCTCAGTATGTCCCCCACACAGCCATCCTGGTGACGGGTGCCCAGCTCTGTGGGACTGCTGTCAACCTGGACCATATCAAAGAAACCGCTTGTAAGTCTCTCCTGGGTCTGGCAGATGAAAAGAAAGCTGCCATGGGCACCCCACCACCAACCAAGAGCAAGACATCACCAGACCGCAAGTCTGGGAAAACCAAATCCCTCAGCGAGTCCACAGACCAGTCCAGTGCAGCCGTCCTTGCAGAGTGGGCCAGTATCCGCTCCAAGATATTCAAGGGGGCGGGGGAGGGGAAGTATGAGGAATACCCAGACCACCAGAGCCAGAGCCGACCCAGCAGTGAGGACCAGAGTCCGTTCCTCCATAGCAACCTCAGGAAGACCATGTCCGCCAGCGCCAAGTTCTCCATCACCCCGGCCAGGAAGAAGTTTGCCGACTCAAACAGGAACTCTGAGGTGTTGAGTcaggaagagaaggaaggaggaaggCCAGCGTCTGCCGTCTCCGACACCTCCTCCGGTGCCTCGGTTCCCCCTGCAGCTTCACCAGCCCCAGACAGCAAGACCCAGAGCCGGGGCGGTAAGACTGTCCGGATTGCAGACGGAACAGGGGAGTGCATGTTTGCCAAAGACCTCCCGTCTTTCATAGTCCCCAGCTCTTCCCAGGCCTCACCCAGACCCAAGGGCTCTGAGACAGATACTGGGAGCCTGGGAGGAGAATCAGAGGACTCTGATGgccgggaggagggggaggagaagggccagcCGTCTCCGTTTGGGATCAAGCTGAGGAGGACCAACTACTCCCTCCGCTTCCACAGTGATCAGTCGACAGACAAGAGGAAGAAGAGGTACAGTGCCGGCGACAGCTTCGACGGGGTCCCCTCACCTCTGACCCCCATTGACCGCGACTCTGACGCCTCAGTGTTCTCTAATAGCTCCAGCCCTGCGTCTCCACTCAGAGAGAGCATTGCTGGGGTCAAGCCTGGACATGTGATTGTATCTCTTCCAGAGCCCCGGGCCAAAGCAGGCAAGTCTCCCACCCCTTCCATGCACAGCGAGGGGGAGAAGCTTCCGTCCAAACCCTCACTTTACCAGAGACCCAGCACATCCCCTAAACCTGcaacccctcccccctctccactccccAAAGTGGGCAGAGAGAGTTCCAGTGACACAGTGGTCCAGAGGAGCTGGGTGGAGGCTGATTCAGCTGGCCATGAGGagcgaggtgagaggaggagggaggagacctCAGCTGTGGCCCAGCTCCACAGGAACGGCCAGGGACAGAGCCAGGGCCAGGGGGAGGAGGAGCCCAAGGAGAAGAGGTCCTTCTTCCCCTCCATCAGTATCCCCTGGAGGGAGAAGGCTGACAGGAAGACGGAGCTCATCAGGAGAG AGGGAAAGCCATCACTGCAGAGCAGGCACTCATTGGACAGTACGCGGGTCCAGGACAAGGAGTCAGGGCCTCTGTGGATCACGCTAGCGCTGCAGAAACAGAAAGGCTTCAGGGAGCAGCAGCAGAGCCGAGACGAACGCCGCAGCCACAGAGAGGCCAAACTGTCTGAGAAACAAACCAAGGACAAAGACAGC GATGTGTTGCTTAGTCCTATGGAGGGTAAGGGGAGTAGAAACACCAACCCTCCCAAACCACAGACACCGGAGGAAGCCAAGAGACCAGACACCCTCCTGGGCCGCTTGGAGCGCCGGGACCTCCTGAAGAAAGCCAACACCCTGCCCAGCTCTGTCACAG TTGAGATTGCAGACCCCACTCCATCGCCCCCTGCAGTGAAGGAGTTGACCAAGCGCTTCCCATCCACTGACTCTCCCCAGGTGTCTACTGAGCCGGCCTGGCTGGCTCTGGCCAAGCGCAAGGCTAAAGCCTGGAGTGACTGCCCTCAGATCATCAAATAA
- the cracd gene encoding capping protein inhibiting regulator of actin dynamics isoform X2, translating to MSQENVSDKVRNLQRQIAQNIKFGQRPPSLRKSEGDEGSSDEEEVPRSPLKVLAQVEAEPVDTETKGASQSQGPSQSHGAAQTGTPSTPVKSPRSKRVLPATGTIESIDLDGVPQSVPRLDNTAAKHKLSVKPKNQRISRKHRRFTQDLQEVDIPGILQEETDAADVQYRTAEEETPPEKTKKQKLQEDERQESRRKREQAEQRHREEEEDRKKKAEEWRLRELEEESCRQQEEELIRKEEEERRQGEEMERRMKEEEERRIREEEERRQRELEVMRIREEEERIQREEERRMREELELMQREEEQRTLEEEKRRKEEEERMRKEEEERKQRELEAERLCVEEEKRLKEAEEEEERKKKQVEEKRKLLAEEEEEKRLCAEVAASSSDPERKRRAEEVRWREMEERQRPFTFKVSSGEKQILFQKVNLTPVTPASSQQGGAVAEHKEGAKASSPGGADSPTLPSSQYVPHTAILVTGAQLCGTAVNLDHIKETACKSLLGLADEKKAAMGTPPPTKSKTSPDRKSGKTKSLSESTDQSSAAVLAEWASIRSKIFKGAGEGKYEEYPDHQSQSRPSSEDQSPFLHSNLRKTMSASAKFSITPARKKFADSNRNSEVLSQEEKEGGRPASAVSDTSSGASVPPAASPAPDSKTQSRGGKTVRIADGTGECMFAKDLPSFIVPSSSQASPRPKGSETDTGSLGGESEDSDGREEGEEKGQPSPFGIKLRRTNYSLRFHSDQSTDKRKKRYSAGDSFDGVPSPLTPIDRDSDASVFSNSSSPASPLRESIAGVKPGHVIVSLPEPRAKAGKSPTPSMHSEGEKLPSKPSLYQRPSTSPKPATPPPSPLPKVGRESSSDTVVQRSWVEADSAGHEERGERRREETSAVAQLHRNGQGQSQGQGEEEPKEKRSFFPSISIPWREKADRKTELIRREGKPSLQSRHSLDSTRVQDKESGPLWITLALQKQKGFREQQQSRDERRSHREAKLSEKQTKDKDSDVLLSPMEGKGSRNTNPPKPQTPEEAKRPDTLLGRLERRDLLKKANTLPSSVTVEIADPTPSPPAVKELTKRFPSTDSPQVSTEPAWLALAKRKAKAWSDCPQIIK from the exons ATGTCCCAGGAAAACGTCTCCGATAAAGTCAGGAACCTGCAG AGGCAGATAGCACAGAATATCAAGTTTGGCCAGAGGCCCCCCTCTCTGAGGAAGAGTGAGGGAGACGAGGGCAGCTCAGATGAAGAGGAGGTGCCCAGGAGCCCCCTGAAGGTCTTAGCCCAGGTGGAAGCTGAGCCAGTGGACACAGAGACAAAG GGGGCCAGCCAGAGCCaagggcccagccagagccatggAGCTGCCCAGACCGGGACTCCCAGTACTCCAGTGAAATCTCCTAGGTCCAAACGAGTTCTTCCAGCCACCGGTACCATCGAGTCCATCGACCTGGACGGAGTCCCACAGTCTGTCCCTAGACTGGACAACACCGCTGCCAAGCATAAACTGTCTGTCAAACCCAAAAACCAGAGGATCTCCCGCAAGCACCGCCGTTTCACACAG GATTTGCAAGAGGTGGATATCCCTGGCATACTGCAGGAGGAAACAGATGCAGCCGACGTCCAATACAGAACCGCTGAGGAAGAGACACCCCCAGAGAAAACCAAGAAGCAGAAACTGCAGGAGGACGAGAGACAGGAGTCCAGGAGGAAGCGAGAGCAGGCAGAACAAAGgcacagagaggaagaagaggataggaagaagaaagcagaggagtggaggctgCGTGAGTTAGAGGAGGAGAGTTGTCGCCAACAAGAGGAGGAACTTATAcgtaaagaggaggaggaaaggaggcagggagaggagatggagaggaggatgaaagaagaagaggaaaggaggatTAGGGAGGAAgaagaaaggagacagagagaactggaGGTGATGAGAattagagaggaagaagagaggatacagagagaagaagagagaaggatgAGGGAGGAATTGGAGCTTATGCAgcgagaggaggagcagaggacactggaggaagagaaaaggaggaaagaggaagaggaaagaatgaggaaagaggaagaggagaggaagcagCGCGAACTGGAGGCAGAGCGTCTCTGTGTAGAGGAGGAAAAGAGACTGAAAGAggcagaagaagaggaggaaaggaagaAAAAGCAGGTGGAAGAAAAGAGAAAACTGcttgcagaggaggaggaggagaagagactgtGTGCAGAAGTGGCTGCGAGCAGCTCTGACCCTGAAAGGAAGAGGAGGGCGGAGGAGGTgcgctggagagagatggaggagagacagaggccgTTCACCTTCAAAGTTTCCTCTGGGGAGAAGCAAATCCTGTTCCAGAAGGTCAACCTGACGCCTGTTACGCCAGCCTCCAGCCAGCAGGGGGGCGCTGTGGCTGAACACAAAGAGGGAGCCAAGGCCTCATCCCCTGGAGGAGCTGACTCCCCAACCCTCCCGTCCTCTCAGTATGTCCCCCACACAGCCATCCTGGTGACGGGTGCCCAGCTCTGTGGGACTGCTGTCAACCTGGACCATATCAAAGAAACCGCTTGTAAGTCTCTCCTGGGTCTGGCAGATGAAAAGAAAGCTGCCATGGGCACCCCACCACCAACCAAGAGCAAGACATCACCAGACCGCAAGTCTGGGAAAACCAAATCCCTCAGCGAGTCCACAGACCAGTCCAGTGCAGCCGTCCTTGCAGAGTGGGCCAGTATCCGCTCCAAGATATTCAAGGGGGCGGGGGAGGGGAAGTATGAGGAATACCCAGACCACCAGAGCCAGAGCCGACCCAGCAGTGAGGACCAGAGTCCGTTCCTCCATAGCAACCTCAGGAAGACCATGTCCGCCAGCGCCAAGTTCTCCATCACCCCGGCCAGGAAGAAGTTTGCCGACTCAAACAGGAACTCTGAGGTGTTGAGTcaggaagagaaggaaggaggaaggCCAGCGTCTGCCGTCTCCGACACCTCCTCCGGTGCCTCGGTTCCCCCTGCAGCTTCACCAGCCCCAGACAGCAAGACCCAGAGCCGGGGCGGTAAGACTGTCCGGATTGCAGACGGAACAGGGGAGTGCATGTTTGCCAAAGACCTCCCGTCTTTCATAGTCCCCAGCTCTTCCCAGGCCTCACCCAGACCCAAGGGCTCTGAGACAGATACTGGGAGCCTGGGAGGAGAATCAGAGGACTCTGATGgccgggaggagggggaggagaagggccagcCGTCTCCGTTTGGGATCAAGCTGAGGAGGACCAACTACTCCCTCCGCTTCCACAGTGATCAGTCGACAGACAAGAGGAAGAAGAGGTACAGTGCCGGCGACAGCTTCGACGGGGTCCCCTCACCTCTGACCCCCATTGACCGCGACTCTGACGCCTCAGTGTTCTCTAATAGCTCCAGCCCTGCGTCTCCACTCAGAGAGAGCATTGCTGGGGTCAAGCCTGGACATGTGATTGTATCTCTTCCAGAGCCCCGGGCCAAAGCAGGCAAGTCTCCCACCCCTTCCATGCACAGCGAGGGGGAGAAGCTTCCGTCCAAACCCTCACTTTACCAGAGACCCAGCACATCCCCTAAACCTGcaacccctcccccctctccactccccAAAGTGGGCAGAGAGAGTTCCAGTGACACAGTGGTCCAGAGGAGCTGGGTGGAGGCTGATTCAGCTGGCCATGAGGagcgaggtgagaggaggagggaggagacctCAGCTGTGGCCCAGCTCCACAGGAACGGCCAGGGACAGAGCCAGGGCCAGGGGGAGGAGGAGCCCAAGGAGAAGAGGTCCTTCTTCCCCTCCATCAGTATCCCCTGGAGGGAGAAGGCTGACAGGAAGACGGAGCTCATCAGGAGAG AGGGAAAGCCATCACTGCAGAGCAGGCACTCATTGGACAGTACGCGGGTCCAGGACAAGGAGTCAGGGCCTCTGTGGATCACGCTAGCGCTGCAGAAACAGAAAGGCTTCAGGGAGCAGCAGCAGAGCCGAGACGAACGCCGCAGCCACAGAGAGGCCAAACTGTCTGAGAAACAAACCAAGGACAAAGACAGC GATGTGTTGCTTAGTCCTATGGAGGGTAAGGGGAGTAGAAACACCAACCCTCCCAAACCACAGACACCGGAGGAAGCCAAGAGACCAGACACCCTCCTGGGCCGCTTGGAGCGCCGGGACCTCCTGAAGAAAGCCAACACCCTGCCCAGCTCTGTCACAG TTGAGATTGCAGACCCCACTCCATCGCCCCCTGCAGTGAAGGAGTTGACCAAGCGCTTCCCATCCACTGACTCTCCCCAGGTGTCTACTGAGCCGGCCTGGCTGGCTCTGGCCAAGCGCAAGGCTAAAGCCTGGAGTGACTGCCCTCAGATCATCAAATAA